The Triticum dicoccoides isolate Atlit2015 ecotype Zavitan chromosome 6A, WEW_v2.0, whole genome shotgun sequence genome has a window encoding:
- the LOC119317461 gene encoding uncharacterized protein LOC119317461 isoform X1, with protein MRACHRMRGVISPLYLPPRAHDAGRDKAPMTARDTAHRRPPRDPRVSPGKVHRSSSFVNVDTGEGARDRKPLHLSNHREPGPTTFASPCRMFPSRPPHPLPLLTAHRRRRALALPRSSPRFLPWTGCLGSCASRSSTSSITSPSPPLPKHNSELAVA; from the exons ATGCGCGCGTGCCACCGCATGCGGGGTGTCATATCGCCGCTCTATCTACCACCACGAGCGCACGACGCAGGCCGAGACAAGGCCCCTATGACCGCCAGGGACACCGCGCACCGCCGGCCTccacgggacccacgcgtcagccccGGGAAGGTGCACAGATCGTCTTCTTTTGTGAATGTCGACACGGGGGAGGGAGCGAGGGACCGCAAGCCGTTGCATCTATCTAACCACCGGGAGCCGGGGCCAACGACCTTTGCTTCCCCTTGCCGCATGTTCCCCTCACGTCCTCCTCACCCTCTTCCACTCCTCACCGCTCATCGTCGTCGTCGCGCGCTCGCTCTCCCTCGGAGCTCCCCGCGATTCCTCCCATGGACGGGCTGCCTGGGGAGCTGTGCTTCAAGATCTTCCACCTCCTCGATCACCAGTCCCTCGCCGCCGCTCCCCAAG CATAATTCAGAGCTTGCGGTGGCCTGA
- the LOC119317461 gene encoding probable E3 ubiquitin ligase complex SCF subunit sconB isoform X2 — MDGLPGELCFKIFHLLDHQSLAAAPQVCRKWNALTCDDELWRKLFEDRWGADATAFYAPEPEGAKPWKDVFVVQDRCDRYGLGVRIIREGNDYYLIYQGEIQSYLGTSCDAKDAKPQGAEAEKRQISDRILFFLGDLETAYADAKRVKT, encoded by the exons ATGGACGGGCTGCCTGGGGAGCTGTGCTTCAAGATCTTCCACCTCCTCGATCACCAGTCCCTCGCCGCCGCTCCCCAAG TCTGCAGGAAGTGGAACGCGTTGACCTGCGACGACGAGCTGTGGCGCAAGCTGTTCGAGGACAGGTGGGGAGCGGACGCCACGGCCTTCTACGCGCCGGAGCCGGAGGGCGCCAAGCCCTGGAAGGACGTCTTCGTCGTGCAGGACCGATGCGACCGATACGGCCT GGGCGTCAGGATCATCAGGGAGGGAAACGACTACTACCTGATCTACCAAGGCGAGATCCAGAGCTACCTGGGCACGAGCTGCGACGCCAAGGACGCGAAGCCGCAGGGCGCTGAAGCGGAGAAGAGGCAGATATCTGACCGGATCCTCTTCTTCCTGGGGGACCTGGAGACTGCTTATGCCGACGCCAAGCGTGTCAAGACGTGA
- the LOC119317460 gene encoding MYG1 protein C694.04c-like, with translation MLAACAWRLSQRAVTFLPRVRPQILNPFPMAAAAGATSPKRLRVYSSAAGDADSSNGAGNGRRVGTHNGSFHCDEALGCFLIRLTSQFAGADVVRTRDSQILDSLEAVLDVGGVYDPSRHRYDHHQKGFNEVFGHGFNTKLSSAGLVYKHFGKEIIAKELQLNEEHEDVHRVYLAIYKSFVEALDAIDNGINQYDTEQTPKYVNNTHLSSRVGRLNPDWTDPDQSPEKENAAFQKAMALAGSEFMESVRFHVKSWLPARSIVMECLLSRGNVDPSGEIMVLDRFCPWKLHLFELEQEVKTDPLTKYVLYEDERSKGWRVQAVSVAPDRFESRKALPEKWRGMRDDELSKETGIPGCVFIHMSGFIGGNKTYEGALEMARAALKC, from the exons ATGCTCGCCGCCTGCGCCTGGAGGCTGTCGCAGCGAGCCGTCACGTTCCTCCCCCGCGTGCGACCCCAAATCCTAAACCCTTtccccatggccgccgccgccggcgccaccTCGCCCAAGCGCCTGAGGGTCTACTCGTCGGCCGCCGGCGACGCCGACTCCTCCAACGGCGCGGGGAACGGCAGGCGCGTGGGGACCCACAACGGCAGCTTCCACTGCGACGAGGCGCTCGGCTGCTTCCTCATCCGCCTCACCTCCCAGTTCGCAGGCGCCGACGTCGTCCGCACCCGCGACTCCCAG ATCCTTGATTCACTGGAGGCCGTGCTTGACGTTGGTGGTGTCTATGATCCCAGCCGGCATCGCTATGATCATCACCAGAAGGGCTTCAACGAGGTCTTTGGACATGGCTTTAACACGAAACTTAGCAGTGCTGGGCTTGTTTACAAG CATTTTGGTAAGGAGATAATTGCAAAGGAGCTTCAGCTTAATGAggagcatgaagatgttcaccgtgtGTATCTTGCCATATACAAAAGCTTTGTTGAG GCACTTGATGCAATCGATAATGGAATCAATCAATATGACACAGAGCAAACCCCCAAGTATGTGAACAATACACACTTGTCTTCACGTGTTGGGCGCCTTAATCCAGACTGGACTGATCCAGATCAATCACCTGAGAAGGAAAATGCCGCATTTCAAAAGGCAATGGCACTTGCCGGAAGTGAGTTTATGGAG AGTGTCCGCTTTCATGTTAAATCGTGGCTACCTGCAAGATCTATTGTCATGGAGTGTTTGCTGTCAAGAGGAAATGTTGATCCAAGTGGAGAAATCATGGTTTTAGATAGATTCTGCCCG TGGAAACTTCATCTGTTTGAGCTAGAGCAGGAGGTGAAGACTGATCCTCTGACCAAGTATGTGCTGTATGAG GAtgagaggagcaaaggctggcgagTGCAGGCCGTCTCTGTTGCACCTGACAGATTCGAGAGCCGAAAGGCTCTCCCAGAGAAGTGGAGGGGCATGAGAGATGATGAACTGTCCAAGGAAACCGGCATCCCTGGCTGTGTGTTCATCCATATGAGTGGCTTCATTGGTGGGAACAAGACCTACGAGGGAGCGCTGGAAATGGCAAGAGCTGCCCTCAAATGCTAA